A region from the uncultured Bacteroides sp. genome encodes:
- a CDS encoding flavodoxin has product MKKIGLFYGASTVRTAAIAQKIQEAFGEPKPDLVPVENAWEKEFEKYDHLIVGTATWFDGELPSYWDEMVPELKSLDLKDKKVAIFGLGDQANYPDNFVDGIGLLADAFETAGAAIVGLTSPEGYTFNHSQAVKEGKLLGLAIDVDSQPEKTDERVTNWVAQLKKEGFSSK; this is encoded by the coding sequence ATGAAAAAAATCGGATTATTTTATGGAGCAAGCACGGTAAGAACAGCTGCCATAGCCCAAAAGATACAAGAGGCATTTGGCGAACCAAAGCCCGATTTGGTTCCTGTGGAAAATGCATGGGAAAAAGAATTTGAAAAATACGATCATTTGATTGTGGGCACTGCCACGTGGTTTGACGGCGAATTGCCGAGCTATTGGGATGAGATGGTTCCCGAGCTGAAATCGTTGGATTTGAAAGATAAAAAAGTAGCCATCTTTGGCTTGGGAGATCAGGCAAACTATCCGGACAATTTTGTAGATGGCATTGGGCTGCTGGCCGACGCCTTTGAAACTGCAGGAGCTGCTATTGTTGGCTTAACATCGCCCGAAGGTTATACTTTCAATCATTCGCAGGCCGTGAAAGAAGGTAAATTGTTAGGATTGGCCATAGACGTGGATAGTCAGCCCGAAAAAACGGATGAGAGAGTTACAAATTGGGTGGCACAATTAAAGAAAGAAGGATTTTCATCTAAATGA
- a CDS encoding lipoate--protein ligase family protein, giving the protein MICINSTITDPYFNLAAEEFMLKHFTEDVFMVWQSEPSVIIGRHQDVQAEVNLALAEKHEIKIARRSSGGGAVYDDLGNVNLTFIENSKEPDFGKFSTLMIDFLSTLGIEAKVDERRGLTVDGLKISGSAQSIFGGRILFHASLLFSTNLTMLTSVLEGDLNALSHIPETKRKSYVKSVKSQVTNIRRHMAQSMQISDFKQLLIKNFLDREASNRLYTFSEKERMEIARLREEKYSTPNWNLWQSRPTNTYSVNFKT; this is encoded by the coding sequence ATGATTTGCATTAATAGCACAATAACCGATCCATACTTTAATCTGGCAGCAGAGGAATTTATGCTAAAGCATTTTACGGAGGATGTTTTCATGGTGTGGCAAAGTGAACCTTCTGTCATTATAGGAAGACATCAGGATGTACAAGCCGAAGTAAACCTTGCTCTGGCTGAAAAGCATGAAATAAAAATTGCACGACGTAGTTCGGGTGGTGGTGCTGTGTATGATGACTTGGGCAATGTGAACCTCACTTTTATTGAGAACAGTAAAGAACCTGATTTTGGTAAATTTTCGACTCTGATGATTGATTTTCTAAGCACATTGGGAATAGAGGCTAAGGTGGACGAACGGCGCGGACTGACTGTGGATGGCTTGAAAATATCGGGAAGTGCACAGTCTATTTTTGGCGGCAGAATTTTGTTTCATGCTTCACTCTTATTTTCTACCAATTTAACCATGCTTACCTCCGTTTTAGAGGGCGACTTGAATGCGCTGAGCCACATTCCTGAAACGAAAAGAAAAAGCTATGTAAAGTCAGTAAAGAGTCAGGTAACCAATATCCGTCGGCATATGGCACAATCTATGCAAATCAGTGATTTTAAACAATTACTAATAAAGAATTTTTTAGATCGGGAAGCAAGTAATCGGCTCTATACTTTCAGTGAGAAAGAGAGAATGGAAATTGCCCGCTTAAGAGAGGAAAAATACAGCACTCCAAATTGGAACTTATGGCAGTCTCGCCCGACCAACACATATTCAGTTAATTTTAAAACATAA
- a CDS encoding DUF3089 domain-containing protein, which yields MNRPIYKQKKQFILNRVGHMLNRDAAPCTGPAPDYSSPFYWAASPDKHDASDSIPSSLKEEVRNQTADVFYLYPTTFLSGINPLTMLSDVSNKRQVVESMRTAPWNADLSDTVLNHLTDLRAVLNQATAFNATCRVFAPRYRQAHIKTFFAQASEPSQRALNLAYNDIKEAFEYYLEHYNQGRPIVIASHSQGSLHAMRLLHDYFDGKPLQKQLVCAYIVGYYLPAGAFSHIPFGETPDAIGCFVGWCSYLEGELPSLSKEDENSLCVNPLTWTTSTQEVPKEKNAGMLLSLNKLLPHEVGARIEPTSKVLWVSLSELSSKVLKQITNLHAFDYNLFWMDIRENVRLRVDAYYKNRE from the coding sequence ATGAATAGACCAATATATAAACAAAAAAAACAATTTATTCTAAACCGCGTGGGGCATATGTTAAATAGAGACGCAGCACCCTGCACCGGCCCGGCACCCGATTATAGCAGTCCGTTTTATTGGGCGGCCTCTCCCGATAAGCATGATGCTTCGGACAGCATACCGTCGTCTCTGAAAGAGGAGGTGAGAAACCAAACGGCCGATGTGTTCTATTTGTACCCCACCACTTTTCTGAGCGGTATAAATCCATTGACCATGCTGAGTGATGTGAGTAATAAGCGCCAAGTGGTTGAATCAATGCGAACTGCTCCGTGGAATGCCGACCTGAGCGACACGGTGTTGAATCATCTGACGGACTTGCGTGCCGTGCTTAACCAGGCCACAGCTTTTAATGCTACCTGCCGTGTTTTTGCTCCGCGCTACAGGCAGGCGCATATCAAAACTTTCTTCGCTCAAGCCTCCGAGCCTTCCCAGCGGGCACTCAATCTGGCCTATAACGATATAAAAGAAGCTTTTGAGTATTACCTCGAGCATTATAATCAGGGCAGACCTATCGTGATTGCTTCGCACAGTCAGGGTAGCCTGCATGCCATGCGGTTGCTGCACGATTATTTTGATGGCAAACCTCTGCAAAAACAGTTGGTTTGCGCATACATAGTGGGGTATTATTTGCCCGCTGGTGCATTCAGCCATATTCCTTTTGGGGAAACGCCCGATGCTATAGGGTGCTTTGTCGGCTGGTGTAGTTATCTGGAAGGCGAACTGCCGTCATTGTCGAAGGAGGATGAGAACTCGCTTTGCGTGAACCCGTTGACGTGGACTACCTCCACACAAGAAGTTCCCAAAGAAAAAAATGCGGGGATGCTTCTGAGTTTAAACAAATTACTCCCGCACGAGGTTGGCGCAAGAATTGAGCCTACATCAAAAGTGCTTTGGGTCTCTTTATCGGAGCTGTCTTCCAAAGTACTGAAGCAGATAACGAACCTGCATGCCTTCGATTATAACCTCTTCTGGATGGATATCCGCGAAAATGTGCGTTTAAGGGTGGATGCTTATTATAAGAACAGAGAGTGA
- the lpdA gene encoding dihydrolipoyl dehydrogenase — protein MKYDIGIIGGGPAGYNAGERAAAGGLKTVLFEKKEVGGVCLNEGCIPSKTLLYSAKLLDNAKGSAKYGISVEGSPTFDLDKIIARKNKTVKKLTMGVKMKLTSVGATIIDSEASILGEEDGNIILSANGERYEVKYLLLCAGSETVIPPIKGLSDVDFWTSSEALDNKTVPKSLAIIGGGVIGMEFASFFNSIGVKVSVIEMMPEILGVMDKESSAMLRADYAKKGVSFYLEAKVTEVNDHQVIIEKGGKTQQIEAEKILVSVGRKPVINTIGADKLNLELQGRGVKVNEYMQTSHPNVYAAGDITGVSMLAHTAIREGDVAINHIIGVDDRMSYDAIPGVVYTNPEMAGVGKTEEEMKAGGLNYSVMKLPMAYSGRFVAENEIGNGFCKLIVDESDYIVGCHIVGNPASELIVTAGIAIEKKFTVEDFKRIVFPHPTVGEIIHESLSI, from the coding sequence ATGAAATATGATATAGGAATTATAGGCGGAGGCCCTGCAGGATATAATGCAGGCGAAAGAGCTGCGGCCGGCGGCCTGAAAACAGTTCTTTTTGAGAAGAAAGAAGTTGGAGGCGTTTGCCTGAATGAAGGCTGTATACCCTCTAAAACTTTGCTTTACTCGGCTAAATTATTGGATAATGCCAAAGGTTCGGCAAAATACGGAATTTCTGTTGAAGGTTCTCCCACGTTTGATCTGGATAAGATTATTGCCCGCAAGAACAAAACAGTAAAGAAATTGACCATGGGTGTGAAGATGAAGCTCACTTCGGTTGGCGCTACTATTATAGATAGTGAAGCTTCTATTTTGGGAGAAGAAGACGGAAATATAATTCTTTCTGCTAACGGTGAGCGGTATGAGGTGAAATACTTGCTGCTCTGTGCCGGTTCGGAAACGGTTATTCCACCGATAAAAGGACTTTCGGATGTCGATTTCTGGACTTCCAGCGAGGCATTAGACAATAAAACGGTACCTAAATCTCTCGCAATTATTGGTGGCGGAGTTATCGGAATGGAGTTTGCTTCGTTCTTTAACAGCATTGGTGTAAAAGTCAGTGTTATAGAGATGATGCCTGAAATATTAGGTGTGATGGACAAAGAATCGTCGGCTATGTTGCGGGCGGATTATGCCAAGAAAGGGGTCTCTTTTTATCTTGAAGCGAAAGTGACAGAGGTAAACGATCATCAGGTGATTATTGAAAAAGGAGGAAAAACGCAGCAGATTGAAGCTGAAAAAATACTTGTCAGTGTGGGGCGAAAGCCGGTTATAAACACGATAGGTGCGGATAAACTGAATTTGGAACTTCAGGGCCGTGGGGTGAAGGTGAATGAATATATGCAGACTTCTCACCCGAATGTATATGCTGCGGGAGATATCACCGGAGTATCCATGCTTGCTCACACAGCCATTCGCGAAGGAGATGTGGCTATCAATCACATCATTGGGGTGGATGATCGTATGAGTTACGATGCTATTCCGGGAGTGGTTTACACAAACCCCGAAATGGCGGGAGTTGGAAAAACAGAAGAAGAAATGAAGGCCGGCGGACTAAACTATAGTGTAATGAAACTGCCTATGGCTTATTCCGGACGTTTTGTGGCCGAAAATGAAATAGGCAATGGTTTCTGCAAACTGATTGTAGATGAATCGGATTACATCGTAGGGTGCCACATTGTGGGCAATCCTGCATCTGAACTCATCGTTACGGCAGGCATTGCCATTGAGAAGAAATTTACAGTCGAAGACTTTAAGCGGATTGTTTTTCCGCATCCAACGGTGGGAGAGATTATACACGAAAGTTTATCTATTTGA
- a CDS encoding dihydrolipoamide acetyltransferase family protein, translated as MSKFEVKMPKLGESITEGTIISWSVKVGDVIEEDQILFEVTTAKVNAEIPSPVEGKILEILFNEGDTVPVGVTVAIVQTDEDGAEEATESSDTEKTPQAEAPQAEAPKVAETAPATKSETSTQAAAPVSAKPAAQKEEEARWYSPIVLQLANQAQISAEELDSVQGTGYLGRLSKKDIQKYIEQKKSGATKPAAASQQSAATASAPKPASAAVAPTSPTEQGKASHATAAPVLSGEDRIIEMDPVRRIIADHMVMSKRTSPHVTSVIEVDVTKLVNWRKRVKDEFRKQEGVNLTYLPAITEAVARALIEYPQVNASVDGYKMIFKKHINVGIAVALDDGNLVVPVIHDADRLNTKGLAVSIDSLANLARANKLKVNDVQDGTFTITNFGTFKNIMGMPIINQPQVAILGVGFIEKKPAVIETPEGDVIAIRHKMYLSLSYDHRIIDGTLGGKFLYRIAEYLEQWDK; from the coding sequence ATGTCCAAATTTGAAGTTAAGATGCCTAAATTAGGCGAAAGCATCACTGAAGGAACCATCATATCGTGGTCGGTCAAAGTAGGTGATGTTATTGAGGAAGACCAGATTTTGTTCGAGGTCACCACAGCAAAAGTAAATGCCGAGATACCTTCTCCGGTAGAAGGTAAGATTCTTGAAATACTATTTAACGAAGGCGATACTGTTCCGGTGGGAGTCACCGTAGCAATTGTTCAAACGGACGAGGATGGAGCGGAAGAAGCTACCGAAAGTTCCGATACGGAAAAAACGCCACAAGCAGAAGCCCCACAAGCAGAAGCACCTAAAGTAGCGGAAACGGCACCTGCTACAAAATCAGAAACGTCGACACAGGCAGCTGCTCCGGTCTCTGCTAAACCGGCGGCGCAAAAGGAAGAAGAAGCCAGATGGTATTCTCCCATTGTCCTCCAATTGGCCAATCAGGCACAAATTTCGGCCGAAGAGCTGGATAGTGTTCAGGGAACCGGCTATCTGGGACGATTAAGCAAAAAAGATATTCAGAAATACATCGAACAGAAAAAGAGTGGCGCCACAAAACCTGCTGCTGCAAGTCAACAATCCGCAGCAACCGCGTCGGCACCAAAACCGGCAAGTGCAGCTGTTGCACCGACAAGCCCTACCGAACAAGGCAAAGCTTCGCACGCTACTGCCGCTCCCGTATTATCAGGCGAAGATCGCATTATCGAGATGGATCCTGTGAGACGTATCATTGCCGACCACATGGTGATGTCTAAGAGAACATCGCCACACGTAACCAGCGTTATCGAAGTAGATGTGACCAAGCTGGTGAACTGGCGTAAACGCGTTAAAGATGAATTCCGTAAGCAAGAGGGCGTAAACCTTACTTACTTGCCGGCCATTACAGAGGCGGTGGCCAGAGCCTTGATAGAATATCCTCAGGTAAATGCTTCGGTAGACGGTTATAAAATGATCTTTAAGAAGCATATCAATGTAGGTATAGCCGTTGCGCTCGACGACGGAAACCTGGTTGTTCCCGTTATTCACGATGCCGATAGGCTGAACACCAAAGGTTTGGCGGTGTCCATTGATTCGCTGGCCAACCTGGCACGTGCCAACAAGCTTAAAGTGAATGATGTGCAAGACGGTACGTTTACCATTACCAACTTCGGTACGTTTAAGAATATAATGGGTATGCCTATTATTAACCAACCGCAGGTTGCCATTCTGGGTGTGGGCTTTATTGAGAAAAAACCGGCTGTTATCGAAACTCCGGAAGGAGATGTGATTGCTATCAGGCACAAGATGTACTTATCATTATCTTACGATCATCGTATTATTGATGGTACATTGGGCGGAAAATTCTTATACCGCATCGCCGAGTATCTGGAACAATGGGATAAATAA
- a CDS encoding aldo/keto reductase, translating into MNANDAYNVLSRRKLGSQGLEVSSIGLGCMGMSQSYGVADEKESIATLHRAIELGCDFFDTAQVYGPLANEILLGKAFKGMRNKVTIATKFGFLIKDGKQIGTERTSRPEDIRETVEGCLRRLQTDHIDLLYQHRIDPAVPIEEVAGTVGDLVKEGKVLYFGLSEAGVANIRRAHKEHPVSALQSEYSLWERNLENDIIPVLVELGIGLVPFCPLGRGFLTGNAKHADELPDDDFRKHDPRYMGDNFNANMKAAQVVFDIAAKKQVKPGQIALAWILQKGDFIVPIPGTKHVKYLEENVAAESVSLNAEEIKLLNEALGKGKIAGNRYPDSIMSTIDR; encoded by the coding sequence ATGAATGCAAATGATGCGTACAATGTTTTGAGCAGACGAAAGCTGGGAAGTCAGGGACTTGAGGTTTCGTCCATCGGACTTGGTTGTATGGGTATGAGCCAGTCTTACGGAGTAGCCGATGAAAAAGAATCTATTGCAACCCTCCATCGGGCTATCGAGCTGGGATGCGATTTTTTTGATACAGCACAGGTTTACGGTCCTTTAGCCAATGAAATATTGCTAGGCAAAGCATTCAAAGGAATGCGGAACAAAGTAACTATTGCCACAAAATTCGGTTTTCTGATTAAAGACGGAAAACAGATCGGGACAGAAAGAACAAGCAGACCCGAAGACATTCGTGAAACGGTAGAAGGATGCCTGCGCAGGCTACAAACAGATCATATCGATTTGCTCTATCAGCATCGCATAGATCCCGCTGTGCCTATTGAGGAGGTTGCCGGCACCGTTGGCGATTTGGTAAAAGAAGGAAAAGTGTTGTATTTCGGGCTCTCCGAAGCAGGGGTTGCAAACATTCGCCGTGCGCACAAAGAGCATCCGGTTTCTGCACTCCAAAGCGAATATTCACTTTGGGAACGTAACCTTGAAAATGACATTATTCCGGTTTTAGTTGAACTCGGTATCGGACTTGTACCTTTTTGTCCGCTTGGCCGCGGTTTCCTTACCGGTAATGCCAAACACGCCGACGAGCTTCCCGATGACGATTTCAGAAAACACGACCCCAGATACATGGGAGATAACTTTAATGCCAATATGAAAGCTGCGCAGGTAGTATTTGATATAGCAGCCAAAAAGCAAGTGAAGCCGGGGCAAATAGCCCTTGCCTGGATTTTGCAAAAAGGCGACTTCATAGTACCCATACCCGGCACAAAGCACGTAAAATACTTAGAAGAAAATGTTGCCGCCGAGTCTGTTTCTCTTAATGCCGAAGAGATAAAACTGCTTAACGAAGCTTTAGGCAAAGGGAAAATAGCGGGAAATCGTTATCCTGACTCAATCATGTCTACCATTGACCGTTGA
- a CDS encoding thiamine pyrophosphate-dependent enzyme has product MKTFDIKNTDKELLKKWYHLLTLGRAMDEKAPMYQLQSLGWSYHAPYAGHDGIQLAIGQAFTKGEDFLFPYYRDMLTVLSAGMTPEELILNGISKATDLTSGGRHMSNHFSKQEWHIENVSSAVGTQDLHAVGVARAMVYYKHKGVAISCQGEATTSEGYVYEAINGACTEKLPVIFVIQDNGYGISVPKKDQTANRKVAQNFSGFKNIKIIYCNGKDVFDSMNAMTAAREYAIETHCPVIVHANCVRIGSHSNSDNHALYRDAYELAYVKAADPLHKFRRMLLQYKRFTEEELVQIEAAVKKELSVANKKAIAAPDPDPKTIFDFVMAEPYQPEKYKDGTHSEQGEKKMLVAALNETLKSEFRHNPDTFLWGQDVANKDKGGVFNVTKGMQQEFGIGRVFNAPIAEDYIVGTANGMSRFDPKIHLVIEGAEFADYFWPAIEQYVECTHEYWRSNGKFTPNITLRLSSGGYIGGGLYHSQNLEGALSTLPGARIVYPSFADDAAGLLRTSIRSKGFTLFLEPKAMYNAVEAASVIPDDFEVPFGKARIRKTGDDLTVITYGNTTHLCLKAASRLADEHIGEVEVIDLRSLIPLDKEAIFESVKKTSKVLIVHEDKVFSGFGAEIAAMIGTELFRYLDAPVQRVGSTYTPVGFHPVLEQAILPNEERIYQAAKELLAY; this is encoded by the coding sequence ATGAAAACATTTGACATAAAAAATACGGATAAAGAATTGCTGAAAAAGTGGTACCATTTACTTACTCTCGGGCGGGCTATGGACGAAAAAGCTCCTATGTATCAGCTACAATCTCTTGGGTGGTCCTATCATGCTCCTTATGCGGGGCATGACGGCATACAACTGGCTATTGGACAGGCTTTTACAAAAGGGGAAGATTTCCTGTTTCCCTATTATCGGGATATGCTAACCGTTCTGTCGGCCGGTATGACGCCGGAGGAACTGATCCTGAACGGTATTTCCAAAGCAACCGACCTCACTAGCGGAGGCCGACACATGTCAAACCACTTCTCTAAACAAGAATGGCACATCGAAAATGTTTCTTCGGCAGTTGGTACGCAAGATTTGCATGCCGTTGGCGTGGCACGTGCCATGGTGTATTACAAGCACAAAGGAGTGGCCATCTCTTGTCAGGGCGAAGCCACTACTTCCGAAGGTTATGTGTACGAGGCCATTAACGGCGCATGTACGGAGAAGTTGCCTGTAATATTTGTTATTCAGGACAATGGATACGGCATTTCGGTTCCCAAAAAAGACCAGACGGCTAATCGCAAAGTGGCTCAAAACTTTTCGGGATTCAAAAATATTAAAATTATTTATTGCAACGGCAAAGACGTTTTCGACTCTATGAATGCCATGACTGCCGCCAGGGAGTATGCCATTGAAACACATTGCCCTGTTATAGTGCATGCCAATTGTGTGCGCATCGGGTCGCATTCAAATTCAGATAATCATGCGCTGTATAGGGATGCGTATGAATTGGCATATGTAAAAGCGGCCGATCCTTTGCATAAGTTTCGCCGGATGCTTCTTCAGTACAAACGTTTTACGGAAGAAGAGTTGGTTCAAATTGAAGCAGCGGTGAAGAAAGAGTTGAGCGTTGCCAATAAAAAGGCCATTGCTGCGCCGGATCCCGATCCGAAAACTATATTCGATTTTGTTATGGCCGAGCCTTATCAACCTGAGAAATATAAGGATGGTACGCATAGCGAACAGGGAGAGAAGAAAATGCTTGTAGCAGCTCTTAACGAAACGTTAAAGAGCGAGTTCCGTCACAATCCCGATACTTTTTTGTGGGGACAGGATGTGGCTAATAAGGACAAAGGCGGGGTATTCAATGTAACTAAAGGTATGCAGCAGGAATTTGGCATTGGGCGGGTATTTAATGCTCCTATTGCCGAAGATTATATTGTGGGAACTGCCAACGGAATGAGTCGCTTCGATCCGAAAATTCATTTGGTGATTGAAGGTGCCGAGTTTGCCGACTACTTTTGGCCTGCCATTGAGCAATATGTGGAGTGTACGCACGAGTATTGGCGAAGCAACGGGAAGTTTACCCCGAACATCACTCTGCGGCTTTCCTCCGGCGGATACATTGGCGGCGGATTGTATCACTCGCAAAACCTGGAGGGTGCTTTAAGTACTCTGCCCGGAGCGAGAATCGTTTATCCGTCTTTTGCCGATGATGCGGCAGGATTGTTGCGAACATCCATACGTTCGAAAGGCTTCACATTGTTCTTAGAACCCAAAGCAATGTATAATGCCGTGGAGGCGGCAAGCGTTATTCCCGATGATTTTGAGGTTCCTTTCGGCAAGGCCAGAATTCGTAAAACGGGAGATGACCTCACTGTTATCACTTACGGAAACACTACGCATCTCTGCTTGAAGGCTGCCAGCCGATTGGCCGATGAGCACATAGGGGAGGTGGAAGTTATCGACCTTCGTTCGCTTATTCCGCTTGATAAAGAAGCTATTTTTGAATCGGTAAAGAAAACAAGCAAGGTGCTGATAGTGCATGAAGACAAAGTCTTTTCGGGCTTTGGAGCGGAAATAGCCGCTATGATAGGAACGGAGTTATTCCGCTATCTGGATGCTCCCGTGCAGCGGGTGGGCTCCACTTATACGCCTGTGGGTTTTCATCCTGTTCTTGAACAAGCCATTCTTCCCAACGAAGAACGCATTTATCAGGCTGCAAAAGAGCTTTTAGCTTATTGA